In Dioscorea cayenensis subsp. rotundata cultivar TDr96_F1 chromosome 26, TDr96_F1_v2_PseudoChromosome.rev07_lg8_w22 25.fasta, whole genome shotgun sequence, the following proteins share a genomic window:
- the LOC120253095 gene encoding protein ALP1-like — MKNPITTAAAATTATTVAAADDDFSFYYSYFQDAIASFPASPPSDMPKKKLDSANPSKKRSIANILTSLAALDDQDASERRHADDASLHDLSLLQANHQSRLNATLDYFDRVEEHFDEAEQSDTLRSKRARLAASAAAATVADGAASGAQPQHHQRRLWVKDRSTAWWDRCNHPDFPEAEFRRAFRMSRATFDMICDELGSAVAKEDTMLRAAIPVRQRVAVCIWRLATGEPLRLVSKRFGLGISTCHKLVLEVCLAIKTVLMPKFLQWPDEQSCSSIKSRFENISRIPNVVGSMYTTHIPIIAPKVSVAAYFNRRHTERNQKTSYSITVQGVVDPDGVFTDVCIGWPGSMPDDKVLEKSALFQRAESGMLKNVWVVGSSGYPLMDWVLVPYTHQNLTWTQHTFNQKIGEVQRVGKEAFARLKGRWTCLQKRTEVKLQDLPVVLGACCVLHNICEIRKEEMEPELKFELVDDEMVPENSLRSVSSMRARDNIAHNLLHRDFAGTNFL, encoded by the coding sequence ATGAAAAACCCCATCaccaccgccgccgccgccaccaccGCCACCACCGTCGCCGCCGCCGACGACGATTTCTCCTTCTATTACTCTTACTTTCAGGACGCTATTGCCTCTTTCCCTGCTTCTCCCCCTTCCGACATGCCCAAGAAGAAGCTTGACTCTGCTAATCCTTCCAAGAAGCGTTCCATCGCTAACATCCTCACTTCTCTTGCCGCTCTTGATGATCAGGATGCTTCTGAGCGTCGCCATGCTGATGATGCTTCTCTTCATGATCTCTCGCTTCTCCAGGCTAATCATCAGTCTCGTCTCAACGCTACTCTTGATTATTTTGACCGTGTTGAGGAGCATTTTGATGAGGCCGAGCAATCGGACACTCTTCGTAGTAAGCGCGCTCGTCTTGCTGCTTCTGCTGCTGCTGCCACGGTTGCTGATGGCGCTGCCTCTGGTGCTCAGCCGCAGCACCATCAGCGAAGGCTTTGGGTCAAGGACCGGTCGACGGCGTGGTGGGATCGCTGTAATCACCCTGATTTCCCCGAGGCTGAGTTCCGTCGTGCGTTTCGGATGTCTAGGGCTACGTTTGATATGATCTGTGATGAGCTTGGGTCTGCCGTTGCCAAAGAGGATACCATGCTTCGTGCTGCGATTCCTGTTCGTCAGCGCGTCGCTGTGTGCATCTGGCGGCTTGCTACCGGTGAGCCTCTCCGTCTCGTTTCCAAGAGGTTCGGGCTTGGGATATCCACTTGCCATAAGCTTGTTCTTGAGGTTTGCTTAGCTATCAAGACCGTTCTCATGCCTAAATTCCTCCAATGGCCTGATGAGCAGAGCTGCTCCTCCATCAAATCGAGATTTGAGAACATCTCTAGGATCCCCAATGTCGTGGGATCCATGTACACGACCCACATCCCCATCATCGCTCCAAAGGTCAGCGTCGCCGCCTATTTCAACCGTCGTCACACCGAACGCAACCAGAAGACCTCGTATTCGATCACTGTCCAGGGAGTCGTTGATCCTGATGGGGTGTTCACCGACGTGTGCATTGGGTGGCCTGGCTCGATGCCCGACGACAAGGTGCTCGAGAAATCGGCGTTGTTCCAGCGTGCCGAGTCCGGGATGCTGAAGAACGTCTGGGTCGTCGGCAGCTCTGGTTACCCACTGATGGACTGGGTGCTCGTCCCATACACACACCAGAACCTAACTTGGACGCAACACACATTCAATCAGAAGATCGGGGAGGTGCAGAGGGTGGGAAAGGAGGCCTTTGCGAGGCTGAAAGGCAGGTGGACGTGCTTGCAAAAGAGGACAGAAGTCAAGCTACAAGATTTACCTGTGGTGCTCGGAGCTTGCTGCGTCCTTCACAACATTTGCGAGATTCGGAAGGAGGAGATGGAGCCTGAACTCAAGTTTGAGCTGGTGGATGATGAGATGGTGCCTGAGAACAGTCTCCGATCGGTGA